Below is a genomic region from Desulfobacter sp..
AAAAAGAATGATATCCTCTGTTACGCTGAAATGAACATAAATGGATTGTGCTAATGAAGAAAGCTGAAGATTGTAATACTGTTGATGAAGTCCTTGCATGCCTCAAAGAACTGGAAGAAGATCCAAATCGCTTGGTTCGTAACGCTAACGAATTAGAACAGATGGAGCAGGAAATCCTTGAGTATACAAATCGGATAAGCGCCTTTTTTTTAAAAAAAAGATCCAGGCCTCAGTAGATTCCTCTGAACAGGTCGACCAAGAAAAAGAATTGATGTCCAATTGGCCGGGACGGATGAAAAGCGAAGGGCTTGAGACCGTTTGGATTCAGCTTTGTACAGATAGTTCGGTTGATATTCATGTTCGATACTATCGAAGGTCCTGTGACCGCCGAAAAGGAAAAAGATATAAAGGTGCATACGCTGGCTTAATCCTTCTTGGAATCCATGATCGCTGCTCGCCTGCTTTGGCTTCTATGGTGAGTTCTTGGTCAGCCTTATTAAGTTCTTTTGAAGAAGTCCGTCAAGTGCTTTGTGACCGTGGGATGACGTTGGGTATAAAGGTCATCCGTAAACTGACCTATCGGTACGCATAGCGGGCTCGAGCCGAACAACAAGCGGGCCGAATCCCATTAAATGATAGAGATTTACTTGAAGGGCGGCGAGTCGTTATCAGCACTGATGGTGGCCGCACTCGGCTCAGAGAGAAGAAAAGGGGACCAAAAACCCAAAAGGATAGAACCCGATTTCGTGGGGCATGGCGAGAACCCAAGCTTTTGATCATTTATGTAGTGGACGCCCATGGAAAACAAGAAAAAAGCTTTTCACCATTTATTGATGGCTGTTTCAATGGACCGGATGGTGTATTCCACTTGTTAAAGGGTTATTTGAACTCCCTTCATATTCAGAACTCAGACAAAATACTGTTTGTTGCAGATGGGGCACATTGGATTTGGAATCGAATCCCCGGACTGCTAAAAGCATTGGGTTTGGCTCCTGAGCGTGTGTATGAACTTCTCGATTTCTACCATGCAGTTGAGCATCTGGGTAAAGTAGCAGGCTTAAGGAAGACCTGGTCATCCAAGGAACGCAAACACTGGGTATCGAAGCAGCGAGGTCTTCTGCTGAAGGGAAAGGCGATTGAGGTGGTACAGGCCGTCCAGAAGCTTTGTAGAGGCAGAAACAGTAAGGCTATCAAGACGGAACGGGATTATTTTGTGCGCAATGAACTGAGGCTTAATTTCTCAACTGTAAAAGCGTTGAACTTACCTATTGGCAGCGGTGCTATTGAAAGTTCGATTCGGAGAGTCGGGGAATGTTCAGAATTCTGTGTCACGGTTTCGGTTCCCGGATCTGCCTCAGCGCCAGCGGAAGTAAAAGTCAGGTCCGAGAATGGGCCTTCAATCAGCCACGTCGGAGGAGTTGACTTTTGCTGGAGTGGAGTTCCTGGAACCATCTTTTCCATCTGTAAATAAATCCCTATCAAATTCCCAGCTCTTTATCCAGCCGGCCTTCAAAGAAAATTGCCAACTGGGAAATTGTCAGTGACCAATTTTGAATCGGTATTGTCCATTTTTTACTGGCGTTCTGGATCCCCATGTAAAGCAGCTTTAACAGGCTGTCCTGGTTCGGGAATGATCCCTTTGTTTTGGTCAGTTTTCGAAACTGTCGATGCACAGCCTCAATGGTATTTGTGGTGTATATTATCCGTCGAATCTCTTCTGGATATTTAAAGAAATGACTGAGGCGTTCCCAGTTGTTCCGCCAGGATTTTATCACAATCGGGTATTTGTCATTCCATTTATTTTCCAAGATATCCAGTTCTTCTTCGGCCAGATCCTTATTGACCGCTTTATAAACACGTTTTAGATCTGCCATAAATTCCTTTTTATTTTTGGAACCAACGTATTTCAATGAATTTCGGATCTGGTGGACTACGCAGAGTTGAACTTCTGTGTCCGGGAATATGGTCTCAATGGCCTCGGGAAAACCTTTTAGACCATCAACACAGGCAATCAGGATATCTTTTACCCCTCGGTTTGAAAGGTCTGTTAACACCTGCAGCCAGAAGTTCGCACCCTCATTCTCGGATATGTACAGCCCAAGAACCTCTTTGCGGCCCTCGATATTCACCCCAAGAATTGTGTAAACGGCCTTGCTGCCGACCTTTCCGTTTTCTCGTACTTTATAATGTATGGCATCAAGCCATACGATTGGGTACACATTTTCCAACGGCCTGGCCTGCCATTC
It encodes:
- a CDS encoding IS256 family transposase, whose translation is MTEENTEFDFQKALKGIQEGKPFTGKGGVLTSLIKNLAEAALEGELESHLGQEVSANRRNGKSKKTIKSLDGKFELETPRDRAGTFSPQIVKKHQTTLSDEIERKIIALYGLGMSYNDMASHLQEIYGLEISNATLSTITDKIIHTVKEWQARPLENVYPIVWLDAIHYKVRENGKVGSKAVYTILGVNIEGRKEVLGLYISENEGANFWLQVLTDLSNRGVKDILIACVDGLKGFPEAIETIFPDTEVQLCVVHQIRNSLKYVGSKNKKEFMADLKRVYKAVNKDLAEEELDILENKWNDKYPIVIKSWRNNWERLSHFFKYPEEIRRIIYTTNTIEAVHRQFRKLTKTKGSFPNQDSLLKLLYMGIQNASKKWTIPIQNWSLTISQLAIFFEGRLDKELGI